GATCGAGCAGCAGGTCCGGCGCGCAGCCGAGCAGCACCACGCCGGCTGCGATCAGGCCCAATGCGATCGTTGAGGCGGGCGGGACGGCGATCGGCGGCGCGTCTTCCGGGGCTTCCTCGACGAACGCCTGCTTGAGCACGAGCAGGTAGTAATAGAGCGACACCGCGCTCATCGCGATGGCGGCGATGACGAGCCAGAGCAAGCCGAGGTTTTTCGCCGCGCCCGCCGCGGCGACGAACACGTAAAACTTGCCGAAGAACCCCGCGAGCGGCGGGATGCCCGCGAGTGAAAGCAGGAAGATCATCATGCACACCGCGAGCATCGGCGAGCGGCGGCGCAGACCGGCGAAGTCCGCGAGGGTGGCGTCGCCGCCGCGCTCCATCACGCCCACCACGCCGAGCGCGCCGACCACCGTCAATCCGTAGGTCGCCACGTAGTAGAGCAGCGCGGAGACGCCGCGGTCGCCGTCGCCGAGGATGCCCAGCAGCGCGTAGCCCGCGTGCGCGACGGCGGACCACGCGAGCAGGCGCTTGACGCTCGTCTGCGCGATGGCGGCGAGGTTGCCAAGGATCATCGAGAGCAGCGCCACGGTGCAGAGCAATGGCGTCCAGCCCGCGGCCGCGTTGCGCCATGCGCCGCTGCCTTCCGCGCCCGCGAAGCCGGCCGTCAGGACCTTCGCCAGGAGCAGAAAGCTCGCGACCTTCGACCCGCCCGCGATGAGCGCGGCGGCGGGCGTGGGCGCGCCTTGATACGCGTCCGGCGCCCACAGGTGGAACGGCACCGCGGCGATCTTGAACCCGAAGCCCATGAGAGTGAGCACGAGCGCGACGGCGAGCATCGGGTCGAACGCGCGCGCGTGCATCGCCCGCGCGATTTGCACGAGGTCGATCGAACCCGTGAGCCCGTAGAGGAGGCTGAGGCCGAAGAGCATGAAGGCCGCAGCCATGCCGCCGAAGAGGAAATACTTGAGGGCGGCCTCGGCTGAGCGGGGGTTGCGTTTGTTGAAGGCGGCGAGCGTGTAGAGCGACAGGCTCGCGAGTTCGAGCGACACGAAGATCATCAGCAGGTTCTCCGTGCTCACCATGAACATCATCCCCACGGTCGCGAGCAGCACGAGCGCGACGAACTCGCCCGCGTGATCCGTGAAGTCCGCGTCCACCGCCAGCAGCAGGGTGAACGCCGCGAGCGCGAGCAGCACGAACTTGGTCACGCGCCCGAGCGGCTCGACCACAAGCATGCCTTCCGCAACGCGCCCGTGCGCGCCCGACTCGGCCATGAAGAACCCCGCCGCGAAGAAGCCGAGGAACGCGAAGAGGCCGGCGACGAGCATTCGGTTGCGGACCGGTTCTCCGCGCATGACGGTGAGGTCGATCGCCAGCACGGCCAGCGCGGCGAGCACCACGAGCGTCTCGGGCGCGGCGAGCTTGAGCAGGGCGAGGTAGTCCGCACTCATTGCAGGCCTCCCTTCCGCAACGCGTCGAAGAGCGGCGAGGCGAAGCTCGGCACGATCAAGTCGAGCAGCAGCCGGGGGTGCAGGCCGATGAGCACGGTCGTGCCCAGCAGCAGCGCGGCTCCAAGCCGCTCGGGGATGGTGATGGGTTCGAACGGGTGGCTGTGGCCGTCCTCTTGGTTGGGCGTGGTGCCCGCTTCATCCGAAAAGAACGCCCTTTGCAAGGCGCGCAGCGTGTAGGCGACACCGATCACGATGCCCACGCCCGATGCAACCGCGAAGCCCGGCAGCGACTGCCACGCGCCGATGAGCACTTGCAGTTCGGCGATGAATCCGCTGAATCCCGGCAGGCCCATGCTCGCCACCGCGGCGACGGCGAACGTGACCGCGGCAAATGGCAGCGCCTTGAGCAGGCCCATGCCTTCGAGCACGGTCAGTTCGCGCGTGTGCGTGCGGTCATAGACCATCCGGCCCACGACGCCGAACAGCAGCCCCGCGATGATGCCGTGCGAGAACATCTGCAGCACCGCGCCCGACAGGCCGATGGTGTTGAGCGTCACCAACCCGAGCAGCACGAAGCCCATGTGGCTCACGCTCGAGTAGCCGATGACGAATTTGAAATCCTTCTGTGTGAGCGCGACCATCGCCCCGCCCACGATGCCGATGACGGCGAGCAGCGCGAGTTCGTGCTGCCACGCCTTCAGGCCGAGCGGGAAAAGCGTCATCGCCACGCGCAGGCAGCCGTAGGCGCCAAGCTTCATCACCACGCCCGCCAGCAGCATCGAGGCGGCGGTCGGCGCGGCCACGTGGCCCGTGGGCGCCCACGTGTGAAATGGCCACAGGCCCGCGAGAATGGCGAACCCCACGAACACAAGCGGGAACGCCCACACTTGGAATGACTCGGGGAACGGAAACTTCGCCATCTCGACCAGGTCAAACGTCTTCGCGCCGGACACGATGAACGCCGCGACGAGCCCGACGAGCACCATCGCGCTGCCCACGAACGAGTAGAGCGCGAGCTTCATCGCGCCGTATTCCTTGCGCGTCGAGCCCCACACGGCGATGAGGAAGTATTTCGGGATGATCGCCAGCTCGTAGAACACAAACAGCGTGAACAGGTCGAAGCTCAGGAACACGCCATACACGCCGCCAATCAGCGCGAGGAAGAACGCGAAGAACTCCTTCGCGCGATGCTCAACGTTCCATGAGAAGAGGATGCCCGACACCGCCGCGAGGCCCGTGAGCAGCACGAGCACGAGGCTGATGCCATCGGCGGCGAGGTGATACCCGATGCCGAGCGACCTCACCCACGGGACCTTCGTGATGGTGACGATGCCCTCCGGCGCGCCGACCACTCCCGCGAGCGCGCACAAGAGCCCGCCAATCGCCGACATGAGCGCGACCGCCCGCGCCGCGCGCGCGTCACCCGCCGGCAGGAGCATCAGCACCAGCACGCCGAGGAAGGAGAGGTAGATGGTCCAGGCGAGAATCATCGGCGCTAGAACTTCAAGTGCTCCACCAGTCGCGTCACGGTCGCGCTCGTCAGCGCGGTGATGAATTGCGGGTAAACACCGAGCGCGAACATCAGCAGCACGGCGGGCACGACCACCAGGCGTTCCGCGGCCGTGAGGTCGGGAAGCGATTTCCAGCGCTCATTGAGCGGGCCATTGAAGACGCGCTGCAACACCGTCAGCAAGAAGATGGCGGTGACGAGCAGCCCGACCATCGAGACCGCGGCCGACCAGCCCGACAGCGCAAACGCACCTTTGAAAATGAGGAACTCGCCGACAAATCCGCTCAAGCCCGGCAATCCGAGCGACGCGAAGAGCGAGATGCCCATCAGCCCGCAAAAGACCGGCACCACCTGGCGCAACCCGCCGAAGTCGTCCAGCCCGCGCAGGCCGCCGCTGCGTTCCTCGAGGAACGCCACGAAGCAGAACAGCGCCGCCGCGGCAAGCCCGTGGCTGAACATTTGCAGCAGCACGCCGCTGAGCGCCGCGGCTTGTTCGACCGCCGCGCCGCCGGACTTCACCACCACGAAGCACCCGAGCAGGCAGTAGCCGAGGTGGTTGATGGACGAGTAGGCAAGCACGCGCTTGAGGTCGCGCTGCGCGAACGCCGCGAACGCGCTGAACACGATGGTCGCGACGGCGAGCCACAGCAGCGGCGTCAGCACGGAGCGCATTGGCTCGGGAAAAATCGGCAGCAGGATGCGCAGCAGGCCATACACGCCCATCTTCGACATCACGCCCGTGAGCAGCATCGTGACGCTCGACGGCGCCTCGGCATACGCCGCAGGCAGCCACGTGTGGAATGGCATCAACGGCACCTTCACCGCGAAGCCGAGCAGCGCGCCGACGAAGAGCAGCAGTGCGAGCTGTTGCCCGGTCAGCCCGCCCCACGCGAGCGTCTCGCCGAGGAGGGGGACGAGCTTGCCCGTGCGCGCGAGCGCGGCGAGTTCGAGGAAGTCGAACGTGCGCGCGGCCTGGAACAGCGCCAGGAACGCCAGCAGCAGCGCCACGCTGCCGACCATCGTGTAGATGAAGAACTGCGTCGCCGCCGCGCCTCGTTGCGGTCCGCCCCAGAGCTTCACGAGGAAAAACGCCGGCACCAGCGCCAGTTCGTAGAACAGGAACCAGTGGAAGAAGTTCATCGCCGTGAACGTGCCCATCAGGCCCGCCTCAAGGAGCAGCACGAGCGCGAAGAACAGCGGCACGCGCTCCTGGATGCCACGCGATGCGAGGATGGCCATCGGCGTGACGAGCGCGGTGAGCGCGACCATGAGCAGGCTCAAACCGTCCATGCCGAGCTTGTATTCGATGCCGAGCGTGGGAATCCACGTGTGCTTCTCGATGAACTGCAGTCCCGCCGCGGCGTTGTCGAAGGCGAACCACAGCGCGAGCGTGAGCGCGAGCGTGAGCAGCGAGACGGTGATCGCGAGGCCGCGGGCGAGCCGCTGTTGCGGGCGTTCAAGCCCGAGCAGCACCGCGCCGCCGAGCAAGGGCAGGAGCGTGAGAAGGGTGAGGATGGGAAGGCTCTTCATTTCCCCAACCCCCAAGTCACGAGCAGCACGAGTGCGGCGAGCGCGAGTCCGAGCACGCGAAGGTAGTTCTGCACCTTGCCGTCCTGCGTGCGCGACGCGGCATCCGAGCCGGCGCGCACGCCGCGGCAGCCTTCGTCGAAGCCGAAGTTGATCACGTATTCGTCGAAGAACCGCCCGATCCACGACACGCCAAGCGTGAGCAGCGAAACAAACATCACCACGCCGCCCCACACGAAGCGGTCGAACACATCACTCGCCGCCGACGCGAGCGCGTTCCAGCGGATGACCGTGGCCTCGTAAAGTTCATCCACGCGGAACTTGTCGCGAAGCAGCGCGAACAGGGCGGGCTGCTTCGTTTCGAGCGGGTCGGGGTCATCCGCGGACGCGGCGGGCTTGCGGCCGTAGATCATCCAGCCTGCGGTGATTCCAGCGAGCGCGACAAGGGTTGAGACGACCATCAGCGGCACCGCGCCAGAGGCCGGTGAGCCGTCGTGCCCCGCGCCGAGGTATTGCTGGAAGGCCGGCCACCACGGCGTGCCGACGAAGCCGAGCAACGCCGCAAACACGGCGAGAATCACGAGCGGCACGGTCATCACGGTGGGTGACTCGTGCGGTTCGCCGTGCGGGTGCGCGTGGTGCTTGCCGAAGAACACGTAAGTGACCTGCCGCGTCATGTAGAACGCCGTGAGCAGCGCGCCGAACAGGCCGAGATAGAAGGGGCCGGACGAAACCCAACCGTGAGCCGAGTGGAGGATCTCGTCCTTGCTCCAGAATCCCGCGAGCGGGAACACGCCCGCCAGCGCCATCATGCCGACGGCGTAGGTCGCGAACGTCACCGGCATGTATTTCTTCACGCCGCCCATGCGACGGATGTCCTGCTCCTCGTGGCAGCCGTGGATCACCGAGCCGGCGCCGAGGAAGAGCAGCGCCTTGAAGAACGCGTGCGTGATGAGATGGAACATCCCGGCCGCCACGCCGCCGACACCGAGGCCCATCATCATGAAGCCGAGTTGGGAAACGGTGGAGTAGGCGAGGATGCGCTTGATGTCCGTCTGCGCGACCGCGATGAGCGACGCGAAGACGGCCGTAAGCGCGCCGACCCAGGTGACGACTTGAAGCGCCGTCGTCCCGCCGACTGGCGCAAGCCCGGTGCTCATGAGTGGAAAGACGCGCGCCACGAGGAACACGCCCGCCGCCACCATCGTCGCCGCGTGGATGAGCGCGCTCACGGGCGTGGGGCCTTCCATCGCGTCCGGCAGCCAGACGTGCAACGGAAGCTGGCCGGACTTGCCGGCGGCGCCGCAGAAGATAAGCAGCGCGATGACGGTGCTCACGGCCATGCCACCCGCGAGGCTTGCGCCGACGAGTTTCGCCAGCGCGGACTGTTCCATGCACCCGAGGCCGTTGTCGTAGAAGAGCAGCGTGCCGGTTTCCTTGTAGAGCCACACGAGGCCGAGGAAGAAGCCGATGTCGCCGATGCGCGTGGTGATGAAGGCCTTCTTCGCCGCCGCCGCCGCGCTGGGCTTGTGGAACCAGAAGCCGATGAGCAGATACGACGCGAGGCCCACCAGCTCCCAGCAGATGAACAGCAGCAGCAGGCTGTTCGCGATGACCACGCCGAGCATCGCCGCGGCGAACAGCGAAAGGAACGTGAAGAAGCGCGTGAAGTTCTCGTCGCGCGCCATGTAGCCGACGCTGTAGATGAAGATGAGCAGGCCGACGAAGCTCACCATCACGAGCATCACCGCCGCGAGCGGGTCGAGAACGAAGCCGAGCCGCACGAGGTCGCCCGGGGAGTCGCCGAATTGAAACCACGCAAAGTTGCTTTCTTCGCGGAACACGCCCTCGCCCGTGTGCTGGAGCGTGGCCGCGAACGCAATGAGCGAGAGCGCGAGCGAGCCGGCCATCGAGCCGATGGCGAGCGCGGCCGAGAGCGTCCGTTGCGGACGCTTGCATAGCGCGCTCAATCCCGCCGCCACGAGCGGCAGCAGCGGGATAAGCCAGACGTAGTTGGGGATCCAGGTCATCTTGGTTTCGAAACCACGAAGGCACGAAGGACACAAAGCGGCGCTTCCGCGTTCGTGACCTTCGCGGCTTCGTGGTTCAAGTCGGTGTTCATCCCTTCATCGAGTCAATCTTCCCGAGGTCGGTCGTCTTGAAGTGCCGGTAAATCGCGAGGATGAGCGCGAGGCCGACGGCGGCTTCGGCGGCGGCGATGGCGATGCTGAAGATGGCGAACATCACGCCGGTGGCTGCCTCGGGGTTCGGGCTGAAGCGCCAGAAGGCGATGAAGTTCAGGTTCGCCGCGTTGAGCATCAGCTCAATGCCGATGAGCACGAGGATGGCGTTGCGCCGTGTGAGCGCGCCCGCAAGCCCGATGCTGAAGAGCAGGGCGGAGACGATGAGGTAGGCGGGAAGAGGAGTCATGGCGTTGAGCAGGGGGGCGGGGGTGAAAAGGGTCGGGGGAGATTTCTCGCATGCTCCCTTTCGCCCGCTCTCCGCTGCGTTGAGTCTTGTGCGCCCATCATCGGATTACTTCGTTGCCGCGCCACTGGCCTTCTCGTGCATCGCGATGATCACCGCGCCGATCAAGGCGGCGGTGAGCAGCAGGGCGATGACTTCGAGCGGCAGCACGTAGTCGTTCATGAGCTTCGCGCCGATGTGCTTCACGGCCACAGCTTGTCTCGCAACGGCGTCGGACTTGGGCGCCCACGATCGTTCCGAGGTCCACGACAGGAGGGCCGTCGAGAGCGTCACGAACACGACCACGGCGACCAGCGGCCCGAACAGCCACGCGCGCGAGGGCGCGCCTTGTGCCGCCGGGTCGTCGCCGCGCGTGAGCAGGATGGCGAACACAATGAGGATGGCCACCGCGCCGATGTAAACGAGGACCTGCGTGAAGCCGACGAACTCGGCGTCGAGCGTGAGGAACAGCCCGGCGAGGCCCGCGAGCGTGACGGCGAGGCAAAGCGCGCAGTGCACGAGGTTGCGCAGGCTCATCGCGGCGACGGCCGAGACGAGCGTGACGAGCGCGAGGATGAGGAAGGCGGGGGTCACGGGGAATGGCCGGTGGCCGATGGCTGATGGCCGATGGTCGGAGTGTTGATCATTCCGCGAAGGTGTATTTGCGCCTGATCAGGTGGCCGGATTCTGTCAGCGCGCGGCCGAGCATCACGTAGGGGATGGCGAGCATCGCGGCGCAGAGCAGCCAGCGGGCGGGGCCGGGCGTCATGAAGCGCCACGCGCCCGCGACAAGGATGTTCAGCAGCGCAAGCGGCAGCATGAACTTCCACGCCAGCCCCATGAGCTGGTCAGCCCGCAGCCTCGGCACGGTGCCGCGAATCCAGATGAACAACACGATGAGCGCGCCGAGCTTCGCGAAGAACCACGCCCACGACGGCACGAATTCCAGCCCCGCACAGGGCGCGTGCCAGCCGCCGAGAAACAGCGTGATGCCCAGCCCGCTCATCGCGAACAGGCCGAGGTATTCGCCGAGGAAGAAGAGCGCGAACTTGAACCCGCTGTATTCGGTGAAATAGCCCGCGATGAGCTCGGACTCCGCCTCGGGCATGTCGAACGGCGAGCGGTTCGCCTCCGCGGTCGCCGCCGTGAGGAAAAGCAGGAAGCCCGCGAAGCCCCAGGGTGTGAAGAGAAACCAGTTCGCCAGTCCCCACGACGTGAAGCCCGCCTGCGCCTCGACTATGCGCGTGGGCGTGAGCGAACCGGCGATCATCACGGCGGTGAGGGTCGAGAGCAGCAGCGGCACTTCATAGCTGACCATTTGCGCGATCGCCCGGATCGCTCCGAGCAGCGAGTATTTGTTGCGGCTCGACCAGCCCGCCATGAACACGCACAGCTCCGTGCTCGCGCCGACCGCGAAGAAGAACAGCAGCCCGCACTCGAGGTCCAGCGGCGCCATGTTGCGGCCGTAGGGAATCACGGCGAAGGCGAGCAGCGCGGGGATCATGATGACCACGGGCGCGAGGAAGTGAACGACGCGGTCGGCGGCGCGCGGGACGATGTCCTCCTTGGCGATCATCTTCATCCCGTCGGCGATGAACTGGCCGAAGCCGAACAGCCGGATGTCGGTGAACGGGATGCCCACGCGGTTCGGCCCGTAGCGGTTCTGGATGCGGCCGAGTCCCTTGCGCTCGATGACCGTCGTGAGGCCGAACAGCAGCGGGAACACCGCGAGAATGGCCGTGATGGAGACGAGGATGGAGACGAGCGCCTGCTGTTCCGCCGGGAACAGCGCGACAATCAGTTGCTTGATCGCGATGGGGAGGGATTCGAGGGAGTCCATCAGGCGGAATGCGGGGTGCAGAGTGCGGAAAGCCGCATCGCCAACGGAAGCGCGCGGCGACAACGGAAGTTCCCCATCGTAATCCTTCGGCGGCGGAGGGGGAGACTCGGATTGCGTGGGGGCAACGCACGCAGGGCAACCCGCGTGCTTCGGGGATGCGTTTCGACCGGACTGCTCATGGCTTGGCGGCCTCCTTTGTTGGAGCCGCGGCGGGCGTTGCGGGGGCAGCAGGCTGCGCCACGGTGGAACCAACGGGAGCTGTTGCCGATGCGGGCGCTGCGGCTTTCGCCGCGGCTGCAGCGGCGGCGGCTTTCGCCTTCGCCTCAGCGTCGGCCTTTGCCTTTGCGACTTCGGCGACGCGCTTGGCGTCGATCTCCGAGGCGTCCGTCGGATGCAGATGCTGGAAGTGCGAGTTGGGCTTGGCGAGCTTCTCCTTGTCCAGCAGCAGGCCGCCGAAGCGGTCGGTGGTCGAGAGCTCAAATTCCTGGTCCATCTTGATCGCCTCGAACGGGCAGACTTCGACGCAAATCTGGCAGCTCATGCACACGGAGATGTCGATGTCGAAGACTGCCGGGTAAAGCTGCGGCTTGCCGACATGGTCGGGTTTCTTGTCCTTCGACTTCTCGATGTAGATGCACTGCGGCGGGCATTCCTTCTCACAAATCTGGCACGCGACGCAGCGCAAACCCTTCTGCCAGTCGTCGCCGTCATAGACGAGGAACGGAAACTGCCGCGTGTTTTCCTTCGGCGTGTCGCGCTCCTCGGGATATTGCAACGTGGTAAGCCGCTCGTCGGACACGTAGCTGCCGGCGAAGTTCCTCGCCGTTTCGACCATGCCTTTGATGAGTCCGGTGCCGAGCATGGGTGTGGTCAGTTTTGACGCGGCGGCGCAAGGGCGCAAAGGTTCGGGGAACTCTGGGTCTCGTCGAAGAACGTGTGCCACCAGTTGCAACTGCCGGCGAGCGCGCTCACGAGACGGCCGCGCACGGCGGTCACACGCACGGGCGAGAGATGCACCGCGGGGTCGGGCGCCGGATGGAATTCGCACACGGTCACGTCGCCGAGCGTGCGCTGCCACGCGGGCTTGTGCGCGGCGAGAAGCTTGTCGAGCGGGTCGCCCTGCCGGAACGCGCCGGATTCGAACTCGCGCCACACGGGATGACACTCCTTCGCGAGCAGGCGGAGCGTTTCGGAGCGCGCCGAGGAGCGCAAGGCGGCAGTGACAGCCCAGAGGGCGCATGCGACCAACAGGGCGCTTGCGCCG
This Verrucomicrobiota bacterium DNA region includes the following protein-coding sequences:
- a CDS encoding NADH-quinone oxidoreductase subunit N — its product is MSADYLALLKLAAPETLVVLAALAVLAIDLTVMRGEPVRNRMLVAGLFAFLGFFAAGFFMAESGAHGRVAEGMLVVEPLGRVTKFVLLALAAFTLLLAVDADFTDHAGEFVALVLLATVGMMFMVSTENLLMIFVSLELASLSLYTLAAFNKRNPRSAEAALKYFLFGGMAAAFMLFGLSLLYGLTGSIDLVQIARAMHARAFDPMLAVALVLTLMGFGFKIAAVPFHLWAPDAYQGAPTPAAALIAGGSKVASFLLLAKVLTAGFAGAEGSGAWRNAAAGWTPLLCTVALLSMILGNLAAIAQTSVKRLLAWSAVAHAGYALLGILGDGDRGVSALLYYVATYGLTVVGALGVVGVMERGGDATLADFAGLRRRSPMLAVCMMIFLLSLAGIPPLAGFFGKFYVFVAAAGAAKNLGLLWLVIAAIAMSAVSLYYYLLVLKQAFVEEAPEDAPPIAVPPASTIALGLIAAGVVLLGCAPDLLLDPIAAALAGATHH
- a CDS encoding NADH-quinone oxidoreductase subunit M; translation: MILAWTIYLSFLGVLVLMLLPAGDARAARAVALMSAIGGLLCALAGVVGAPEGIVTITKVPWVRSLGIGYHLAADGISLVLVLLTGLAAVSGILFSWNVEHRAKEFFAFFLALIGGVYGVFLSFDLFTLFVFYELAIIPKYFLIAVWGSTRKEYGAMKLALYSFVGSAMVLVGLVAAFIVSGAKTFDLVEMAKFPFPESFQVWAFPLVFVGFAILAGLWPFHTWAPTGHVAAPTAASMLLAGVVMKLGAYGCLRVAMTLFPLGLKAWQHELALLAVIGIVGGAMVALTQKDFKFVIGYSSVSHMGFVLLGLVTLNTIGLSGAVLQMFSHGIIAGLLFGVVGRMVYDRTHTRELTVLEGMGLLKALPFAAVTFAVAAVASMGLPGFSGFIAELQVLIGAWQSLPGFAVASGVGIVIGVAYTLRALQRAFFSDEAGTTPNQEDGHSHPFEPITIPERLGAALLLGTTVLIGLHPRLLLDLIVPSFASPLFDALRKGGLQ
- a CDS encoding NADH-quinone oxidoreductase subunit M; translation: MKSLPILTLLTLLPLLGGAVLLGLERPQQRLARGLAITVSLLTLALTLALWFAFDNAAAGLQFIEKHTWIPTLGIEYKLGMDGLSLLMVALTALVTPMAILASRGIQERVPLFFALVLLLEAGLMGTFTAMNFFHWFLFYELALVPAFFLVKLWGGPQRGAAATQFFIYTMVGSVALLLAFLALFQAARTFDFLELAALARTGKLVPLLGETLAWGGLTGQQLALLLFVGALLGFAVKVPLMPFHTWLPAAYAEAPSSVTMLLTGVMSKMGVYGLLRILLPIFPEPMRSVLTPLLWLAVATIVFSAFAAFAQRDLKRVLAYSSINHLGYCLLGCFVVVKSGGAAVEQAAALSGVLLQMFSHGLAAAALFCFVAFLEERSGGLRGLDDFGGLRQVVPVFCGLMGISLFASLGLPGLSGFVGEFLIFKGAFALSGWSAAVSMVGLLVTAIFLLTVLQRVFNGPLNERWKSLPDLTAAERLVVVPAVLLMFALGVYPQFITALTSATVTRLVEHLKF
- the nuoL gene encoding NADH-quinone oxidoreductase subunit L — its product is MTWIPNYVWLIPLLPLVAAGLSALCKRPQRTLSAALAIGSMAGSLALSLIAFAATLQHTGEGVFREESNFAWFQFGDSPGDLVRLGFVLDPLAAVMLVMVSFVGLLIFIYSVGYMARDENFTRFFTFLSLFAAAMLGVVIANSLLLLFICWELVGLASYLLIGFWFHKPSAAAAAKKAFITTRIGDIGFFLGLVWLYKETGTLLFYDNGLGCMEQSALAKLVGASLAGGMAVSTVIALLIFCGAAGKSGQLPLHVWLPDAMEGPTPVSALIHAATMVAAGVFLVARVFPLMSTGLAPVGGTTALQVVTWVGALTAVFASLIAVAQTDIKRILAYSTVSQLGFMMMGLGVGGVAAGMFHLITHAFFKALLFLGAGSVIHGCHEEQDIRRMGGVKKYMPVTFATYAVGMMALAGVFPLAGFWSKDEILHSAHGWVSSGPFYLGLFGALLTAFYMTRQVTYVFFGKHHAHPHGEPHESPTVMTVPLVILAVFAALLGFVGTPWWPAFQQYLGAGHDGSPASGAVPLMVVSTLVALAGITAGWMIYGRKPAASADDPDPLETKQPALFALLRDKFRVDELYEATVIRWNALASAASDVFDRFVWGGVVMFVSLLTLGVSWIGRFFDEYVINFGFDEGCRGVRAGSDAASRTQDGKVQNYLRVLGLALAALVLLVTWGLGK
- the nuoK gene encoding NADH-quinone oxidoreductase subunit NuoK — protein: MTPLPAYLIVSALLFSIGLAGALTRRNAILVLIGIELMLNAANLNFIAFWRFSPNPEAATGVMFAIFSIAIAAAEAAVGLALILAIYRHFKTTDLGKIDSMKG
- a CDS encoding NADH-quinone oxidoreductase subunit J, coding for MTPAFLILALVTLVSAVAAMSLRNLVHCALCLAVTLAGLAGLFLTLDAEFVGFTQVLVYIGAVAILIVFAILLTRGDDPAAQGAPSRAWLFGPLVAVVVFVTLSTALLSWTSERSWAPKSDAVARQAVAVKHIGAKLMNDYVLPLEVIALLLTAALIGAVIIAMHEKASGAATK
- the nuoH gene encoding NADH-quinone oxidoreductase subunit NuoH, with the translated sequence MDSLESLPIAIKQLIVALFPAEQQALVSILVSITAILAVFPLLFGLTTVIERKGLGRIQNRYGPNRVGIPFTDIRLFGFGQFIADGMKMIAKEDIVPRAADRVVHFLAPVVIMIPALLAFAVIPYGRNMAPLDLECGLLFFFAVGASTELCVFMAGWSSRNKYSLLGAIRAIAQMVSYEVPLLLSTLTAVMIAGSLTPTRIVEAQAGFTSWGLANWFLFTPWGFAGFLLFLTAATAEANRSPFDMPEAESELIAGYFTEYSGFKFALFFLGEYLGLFAMSGLGITLFLGGWHAPCAGLEFVPSWAWFFAKLGALIVLFIWIRGTVPRLRADQLMGLAWKFMLPLALLNILVAGAWRFMTPGPARWLLCAAMLAIPYVMLGRALTESGHLIRRKYTFAE
- a CDS encoding 4Fe-4S dicluster domain-containing protein, which codes for MLGTGLIKGMVETARNFAGSYVSDERLTTLQYPEERDTPKENTRQFPFLVYDGDDWQKGLRCVACQICEKECPPQCIYIEKSKDKKPDHVGKPQLYPAVFDIDISVCMSCQICVEVCPFEAIKMDQEFELSTTDRFGGLLLDKEKLAKPNSHFQHLHPTDASEIDAKRVAEVAKAKADAEAKAKAAAAAAAAKAAAPASATAPVGSTVAQPAAPATPAAAPTKEAAKP